From the Insulibacter thermoxylanivorax genome, the window CGACAACGGCCGGCGTATAATAACGGGCGAAGCGGTCAAGATACTTCTCAGCAGGCGATTTGGCTTCCTGAGCTTCCTCAACCAATTCGATGATCTTAGCAAATGTCGTATCCTCGCCCACCTTCTCTGCGATGACCTCGATATAGCCGCTGTCTACGATCGTACCGCTGAATACATGATCATCCGGCTCCTTCGTCACGGGGAGGGATTCCCCGGTGATCGCCGCCTCATTCAAGACGGCATGCCCCGCTGCGATCCTGCCGTCCGCAGGCACCTTGCCGCCGGAGCGGATGATCAGCCGATCACCGACGGCGACCTCATCGGCGGGAATCGTGATCTCCTCTCCATCCCGCCTTACCACTGCCTCCTGCGGTGCCTCATCAATCAGCGCCTGCAGAGAAGAACGCGTCTTCTCCAAAGTCCGCGATTCCAGGTAAGCTCCGAACAAGAAGAGGAAAGTCACCACGGCGGACTCGATGTATTCCTGGATGTACAATGCGCCGATGACAGCGATGGTGACGAGCAGTTCGATGCTGAACACCTTCATTCGCAGGGCTTGGTAAGCTCTCACAGCGATCGGCACGCCTGCGAGGATCGCAGCCGCGATGAGGAGAAAATCACGCAGCACCGCAAGCCCTAGCGTACCTGCCGCGATTCCTCCGCCGATGAGGATGCCGGATCCGACAGTCATGACATTTCGATAACGATGGATGATCTGAAGCATGTGAACCCTCCTCTTCTTGTTCCATTTGTGCTGTTCGCATAGTCGATTCCCCTTGTGCTATTCACACGGTCAATTCCGCTTATTGCCGCTTAAGTCCCGCAACTAACCACAGAGCCTGCATCTTTCCTGCGCTATAGATTCGCACGTTTCGCAGCTGCACTTCATCTCGGATGCTTTACTCAGGATTCCTTAACGGATAACACCGCATAGCCTAGATTGCGGATCACAGACTGCAGATCCTCAACCGTCGTCTTCGCCTCATCATATTCCGCTTTTACCTTGCTCGAGTTAAACAGCACCCTTGCTGACTGCACCCCATCCACTTTGCTCAGCGCTGTTTCGATCTTCTTAATGCATGTTGGGCAAGTCAGGGTTTCCAGTTGCAAAACGGCTTTTTTCGCCATATGGATCACTCCTTGCATCTTATTGTGTCTTCAGTGTAGTGCAGTTCCAGATCAGGCACCTTGACGGCGGTCAAGTTTTTGAAAACCGCTCACACGCCGCACGATGATCTCCATTCGTTCTCCATGCTTTTTCTTGCCAGTCCTCCTTCGATTCCCCTTCAACAGAAAAAGCCGCACCCGCAGCGAACATCCACGATGTTCAACTGCAGGCCGGCCGATCTTCATCTGCGACCTTAGCGCATCTCCCTTAACGCTTCTGCCGCATCATTTCTGCGTGGTTCAGCCTGTTCAGCTTCAATATCTTCTACTTCATCTTCTTCCGTCTCTTGCTTCTGCCCTTGCCGCTGCCCAATCGATACACATGAGCGGCCTCCTTCATCGCCGCCGTCACGTTCCGTGTATCGAACACCAGCTTCGATTCAGCAATGATGCGCTCCACGGGGATGCTGCTGTGATCGGTCAGGATGACGACGCAATCAGCGGCTTGCAGCACCTCATCGGTGAGCTCCACACTATGCATAACTTGCTCGCCAAGCCGTATCTCTTGGATGTATGGGTCACAATACGCTACCTCTGCCCCCCTGTTCTGCAGGATGGGGATCAGATCAAGTGCCGGGGACTCGCGGACATCGTTAACATCCTTCTTATAGGCCACGCCATAGAGAAGGATGCGAGGTTTACCCGTTTCCCTTTCCTCCACAAGACTGTTCCCCGACGTTCGATTTTCCCCCAAAAGCTCAAATACCTTGTCGGCAACCTGCTGCGGCATTGAGCGGTTCAGCGCTTCGGATAACGCGATGAATTGGCTCTTGATGCCGTAAGCCTGTGCCTTCCACTGCAGATACAATGGATCGACCGGAATGCAGTGGCCGCCGATCCCCGGGCCTGGATAGTACGGCGTGAATCCGAAGGGTTTCGTCGCTGCCGCATCGATCACTTCCCATACGTCAATCCCCATCTGTTCACAGATCAAAGCCAATTCATTGACGAAGGTAATATTCACGAGGCGGTGGCTGTTCTCCACGATCTTCGCCATCTCGGCGACCTCCGGGGACGAGACCCGCACGACCCGCTTGAACACCCGGCGATACCAAGCCTCGGCGACATCTCCGCACTTCTCAGTCAGCCCGCTGACCAGCTTCGGGATCTGATCGACGGTATAGGTCTTGTTCCCGGGATCGATTCGCTCGGGGGAATAACCGATATAGAAATCCTTCCCCGCTCTCATGCCGCTCATCTTCTCCAAGATCGGCCGCAGCACCTCGTTTGTCGTTCCCGGATAAGTCGAACTCTCCAGGATCACGATCTGTCCCTGCCGCAGCTGCTCACCCACGGAACGGGCGGCATTCTGCAGGAAACTGAGATCGGGTGTATGATAAGCGGTCAGCGGCGTCGGCACGCATAGGATGATCATTTCCGCTTCGCCAGCGGCGGCGTAATCCGTCCCGGGATGGAAGCGGCCGCTGCCCATAGCCCGGCTGATATCTTCATCGTTCACATCAGGAAGATAACTTATGTTCTCTTGAAGCTTCTGAATTTTCCGTTCATCCACATCGATCCCGTATACTTCAAATCCTTTATCAATCAATAGAAGCGCGAGCGGCAGTCCCACATATCCTAAACCGATTACGGCTGACCTTGGCGGCGTATGGATCTCATGGGAGGACGACCCTTGTTCAGCCATCAGGTATTAACCTCCTCCTAATAATCTCAGTCCAGATACACTAGTGTATTAGAGAGAAGGTCGGCCTGACCCGCCGCATGTCCATGGTTGCGAAGAATGGGGATTGGAACCAAGTAAAATATCTCGCTGAGAGCGCCGCACTTCACACGCAGAGCTCCTCACACAACACCTCGTTAATCCACTACCGCTGTACTCTGGCCGCTGTCAATCGTTCTTTGCCTGAGGCTAATCGATATACCTCCATCACCTGCTTGACCACCACATCGCTGCTGTGCACCTTCTCCACATATGCCCGTCCGGCTTTGCCGCTGGATCTCCTAAGTTCCGCATCATTAAGCAGGTTCTTGAGTACATCGTAGAGCGTATCCGGATTGGCATTGTGGATCGGCGGCATGTTCCCCTCCGCTGCCAGGTCCTCGCGGATATACGCGATGACAGGCTTGCCGTAAGCCATCGCTTCTACGCTGAACAAACCGTAAGAGCCGCAGAGGATCTGATCGATGATGATATCCGCTTTTTTGTACAACCTGACCGCTTCTTGATGGGACATTTTTTCGATCCGTACATAATGAAACTTCCGTTCACTGCGCAGCTGATCGATGACGCGTTCGATCACCTCGGTTCCCTTGAACTCCTTGTTCGTAGGCGCATGGATGATCGTCGGCTCGGCAACATCCAGCCGCGGATAGACGGGTGTGAACTTGCGGAGATCCACAGCGATCGGAATCACATGCACGCGCTCATAGTATGGAGCA encodes:
- a CDS encoding glycosyltransferase family 4 protein, whose protein sequence is MKILHAPIEIAGQIGVLCGALRKRGLFASGYNFFSTYLGYKDYLMNTDSFEMGRMVEEAVNYFDLFHYHYGLSILPQFQDIAMLHEMGKPMVMHHWGSDVRTHEQASANNRYMYTGDCPDADKVHQDLSILKGYIRDAIVQDYEVYPYVAPYYERVHVIPIAVDLRKFTPVYPRLDVAEPTIIHAPTNKEFKGTEVIERVIDQLRSERKFHYVRIEKMSHQEAVRLYKKADIIIDQILCGSYGLFSVEAMAYGKPVIAYIREDLAAEGNMPPIHNANPDTLYDVLKNLLNDAELRRSSGKAGRAYVEKVHSSDVVVKQVMEVYRLASGKERLTAARVQR
- a CDS encoding heavy-metal-associated domain-containing protein: MAKKAVLQLETLTCPTCIKKIETALSKVDGVQSARVLFNSSKVKAEYDEAKTTVEDLQSVIRNLGYAVLSVKES
- a CDS encoding nucleotide sugar dehydrogenase; the encoded protein is MAEQGSSSHEIHTPPRSAVIGLGYVGLPLALLLIDKGFEVYGIDVDERKIQKLQENISYLPDVNDEDISRAMGSGRFHPGTDYAAAGEAEMIILCVPTPLTAYHTPDLSFLQNAARSVGEQLRQGQIVILESSTYPGTTNEVLRPILEKMSGMRAGKDFYIGYSPERIDPGNKTYTVDQIPKLVSGLTEKCGDVAEAWYRRVFKRVVRVSSPEVAEMAKIVENSHRLVNITFVNELALICEQMGIDVWEVIDAAATKPFGFTPYYPGPGIGGHCIPVDPLYLQWKAQAYGIKSQFIALSEALNRSMPQQVADKVFELLGENRTSGNSLVEERETGKPRILLYGVAYKKDVNDVRESPALDLIPILQNRGAEVAYCDPYIQEIRLGEQVMHSVELTDEVLQAADCVVILTDHSSIPVERIIAESKLVFDTRNVTAAMKEAAHVYRLGSGKGRSKRRKKMK